One window from the genome of Synechococcus sp. PROS-7-1 encodes:
- a CDS encoding mechanosensitive ion channel family protein → MLLVLLVLLWLLTFVLGRARRSESFKFAQWIPGMLFFRIALTAAVLSRLLLMFEQQGEVLVWLRLVESAALYVAFVEFSLDLLWIVLARVSSRKVAPPRLLKDLLLVTAVLLAVAVQLQTRGLLTTLGSAAVLGGLAFVVGPGTASQISNISSALTFQAERQFSVGDWVDIDGSVGRVETVTWNSTYLYDNIQDRIIILPNSLIDSSKVVNFSKPASNRYRVDVEMGLPYEAPPQKIISILLDVLENQPGVVRSAPCHVLVESFADSSINYKLKFFISNYAERHAVKSDIFSNAWYAVHRAGYSFPFPVEDVRTFAETERRDADLLQQLQKESFAVLRREPLFASLTDAQIRDIVVHDAALAFGDSEVIVREGDVGDSMYVVLEGICSVQVKASGGPQEQIQLAELRQGAVFGEMAALTDEPRKASVLAKGHVMVQKISQRMINDQFLKNGDAMEAFAAVMANREARRREFSVDQAQTYELDLIERMRKTFTRLFAAS, encoded by the coding sequence ATGCTGTTGGTTTTGCTGGTTTTGCTATGGCTGCTCACCTTTGTGCTGGGTCGTGCCCGTCGTTCGGAGAGTTTTAAGTTTGCCCAGTGGATTCCGGGAATGTTGTTTTTCCGGATTGCCTTAACGGCAGCTGTGTTGAGCCGCCTGCTGTTGATGTTTGAACAGCAGGGCGAGGTGCTCGTCTGGCTGCGATTGGTCGAGAGTGCTGCTCTCTATGTGGCTTTTGTGGAGTTCTCGCTCGACCTGCTCTGGATCGTTTTGGCCAGGGTGAGCTCGCGAAAAGTGGCACCGCCAAGGCTTTTGAAAGATCTGCTGCTTGTTACGGCAGTGCTCTTGGCTGTTGCCGTCCAGCTTCAGACCCGAGGTTTGTTGACCACGTTGGGCTCTGCTGCTGTTTTGGGTGGTCTGGCGTTCGTTGTGGGTCCAGGAACTGCCTCTCAAATTAGTAATATTTCTTCTGCGCTCACCTTTCAGGCTGAGCGACAATTTTCAGTGGGTGATTGGGTGGATATCGATGGTTCTGTTGGGCGTGTTGAAACCGTCACTTGGAACAGTACATATTTGTACGATAATATCCAAGATCGAATTATTATTCTGCCGAATTCGCTGATTGATTCCAGTAAGGTCGTTAATTTTTCTAAGCCGGCGTCAAATCGATACCGTGTCGATGTTGAGATGGGATTGCCTTACGAGGCTCCTCCCCAGAAAATTATTTCTATTTTGCTCGATGTTTTGGAGAATCAGCCTGGCGTCGTTCGCTCCGCGCCATGTCATGTATTAGTTGAGTCGTTTGCAGACTCATCAATCAATTATAAGTTAAAGTTTTTTATTTCTAATTATGCTGAGCGACATGCTGTTAAATCGGATATTTTCTCAAATGCATGGTATGCGGTTCATCGAGCTGGATATTCGTTCCCATTTCCTGTTGAAGATGTGAGGACGTTTGCTGAGACCGAACGTAGAGATGCAGATCTATTGCAACAGCTGCAAAAGGAGAGTTTTGCGGTTTTGCGCCGTGAGCCGCTCTTCGCCTCGCTCACGGATGCTCAGATCAGAGATATTGTTGTGCACGATGCTGCTCTGGCGTTTGGCGATTCTGAGGTGATTGTTCGAGAAGGGGATGTTGGAGATTCGATGTACGTTGTTCTCGAAGGAATCTGCTCTGTGCAGGTCAAAGCCAGTGGTGGGCCACAAGAGCAGATTCAGCTCGCTGAGTTGCGTCAGGGAGCTGTGTTTGGTGAAATGGCTGCGCTCACCGATGAGCCCCGCAAGGCATCGGTCTTGGCCAAGGGGCATGTGATGGTGCAGAAAATCAGTCAGCGCATGATCAATGATCAGTTCCTGAAAAACGGTGATGCCATGGAAGCCTTCGCAGCGGTTATGGCGAATCGAGAAGCACGCCGACGCGAGTTCTCGGTCGACCAGGCACAGACTTACGAGCTTGACCTGATCGAGCGGATGCGCAAGACCTTTACGCGACTGTTTGCTGCCAGTTGA
- a CDS encoding GNAT family N-acetyltransferase has translation MPSRLFRVDQLETIASADRTTQALLERFGIETTDQFENYHILIARDQQQVKSLGILIAEYNQSTTVKITSIHVKTMWRRLSIGHALLQRLVSDCKAKGITTITATFDHQNDGMNALTKSQQGWSKGEQLNGYTFTSRTAMEPVLQKLEQTMACRKHQTEIKPLSECKQQDLLQASNAKHVPEWAQLNSFNVNQAIDEYSRIFVKDNEVVGWLITFPLANEILDYRILWVDGRQRNTGVAIQALAEVIRKAHFQESSAMKTLGDNNDLGIPWPKGFCLMHADNDAMTNFTAKRLAQGASQGIKLIYREKHISGSKQ, from the coding sequence ATGCCATCACGCCTGTTTAGGGTCGACCAACTCGAAACGATCGCAAGCGCGGATCGAACGACCCAAGCCTTACTGGAGCGCTTCGGCATCGAAACAACAGACCAGTTCGAAAATTACCATATCCTCATCGCCAGAGATCAGCAGCAAGTTAAAAGCCTCGGCATTCTGATCGCCGAATACAACCAAAGCACAACAGTCAAAATCACATCCATCCACGTCAAGACGATGTGGAGACGTTTATCAATTGGGCATGCACTCCTTCAACGACTTGTGAGCGACTGTAAAGCCAAGGGGATCACAACAATCACAGCAACATTTGATCATCAGAACGATGGCATGAACGCACTGACCAAAAGCCAGCAGGGCTGGAGCAAGGGAGAACAACTCAATGGATACACATTCACGAGTCGAACAGCAATGGAACCTGTATTACAGAAGCTCGAGCAGACGATGGCTTGCCGGAAGCACCAGACCGAGATCAAACCGCTCTCTGAATGCAAGCAACAGGACCTGCTCCAAGCCTCGAACGCAAAGCATGTCCCCGAATGGGCACAACTGAACTCTTTCAATGTGAATCAGGCAATCGACGAGTACTCACGTATTTTCGTCAAAGACAACGAAGTTGTTGGCTGGCTCATCACCTTCCCACTTGCCAACGAAATTCTGGACTATCGCATTCTTTGGGTCGATGGTAGGCAACGAAACACAGGAGTCGCCATCCAAGCCTTGGCAGAGGTGATTCGAAAAGCACACTTTCAAGAAAGCAGCGCAATGAAGACCTTGGGCGATAACAACGACCTGGGGATCCCTTGGCCGAAAGGATTCTGCCTCATGCATGCCGACAACGATGCCATGACTAACTTCACCGCCAAACGCCTAGCGCAGGGAGCAAGCCAAGGCATTAAGTTGATCTACAGAGAAAAGCACATTAGTGGATCAAAGCAATGA
- a CDS encoding DUF3307 domain-containing protein produces the protein MLEISLPSDQPFQLLILLILGHFLADFPLQGDRMAVEKCPGNDVVLDWRWWLSAHAATHGFVVALLTGIPVLGLAETFFHAAIDYGKCRFRYTLIVDQLMHWVCKLVWVLLLTNWS, from the coding sequence ATGCTCGAGATCTCCCTCCCTTCAGATCAACCCTTTCAGTTGTTGATCTTGCTGATTCTTGGTCATTTTCTGGCTGACTTTCCGCTCCAAGGAGATCGGATGGCCGTTGAAAAGTGTCCAGGAAACGATGTTGTTCTCGATTGGCGTTGGTGGCTTTCGGCCCATGCTGCGACCCACGGATTCGTCGTGGCACTGCTAACAGGCATTCCCGTTCTTGGCTTGGCTGAAACTTTTTTTCATGCCGCCATTGATTATGGCAAATGTCGTTTCCGATACACGCTCATTGTTGATCAGCTCATGCACTGGGTGTGCAAGTTGGTTTGGGTCTTGCTTCTGACAAACTGGTCTTAG
- a CDS encoding N-acetyltransferase has protein sequence MSASSLFQCRKLDASSLQSWFHLISPVLRTYVSAVQGSPGSEHNHLLVLAMEGEASERAALLLAEVADWSGHEQTKDQRLCILTLVVAKPYRRLGLAGALLRHAEHWARSHQLSGLHLPVPLQANVSDVLRRLSPSDQGWVATPGKVVVGLSISPAVEALLQRLEDVVRRQSRHASWQIAPFTEQHTAQLQQRIVMASSGQLAAPWDPEADDYQWHPAAQYSCLLFHQGVIIGWLITHFVSPDCLRYAKFWVDSGWERSGAPLAMLAFVMRSAHFSGEPRVIPKGCFISHPTNLNLHHWVQKQFRPVCESWVQIENRDLVFLHS, from the coding sequence ATGTCAGCCAGTTCCTTGTTTCAATGCCGGAAACTCGATGCAAGCTCACTTCAGAGCTGGTTTCATCTCATTTCGCCTGTGTTGCGCACCTATGTCAGCGCCGTACAGGGTTCGCCGGGGTCGGAGCACAACCACTTGTTAGTCCTCGCGATGGAAGGCGAGGCCAGTGAGCGTGCAGCCTTGCTGTTGGCTGAAGTGGCCGACTGGTCAGGCCATGAGCAGACCAAAGACCAACGTCTTTGCATTCTCACGCTTGTTGTGGCGAAGCCTTATCGGCGTTTGGGATTGGCAGGCGCTTTGTTGCGCCATGCCGAGCATTGGGCCAGATCGCACCAACTCAGCGGGCTGCATCTACCGGTGCCATTGCAGGCCAATGTCAGTGATGTCTTGCGGCGCTTGAGCCCCAGCGATCAGGGTTGGGTCGCCACGCCAGGCAAAGTGGTTGTTGGTCTCTCCATCAGCCCAGCTGTTGAGGCTTTGTTGCAGCGTCTTGAAGATGTGGTGAGACGTCAATCTCGCCATGCCTCATGGCAAATTGCCCCTTTCACTGAACAGCACACTGCCCAGTTGCAACAACGCATCGTGATGGCGAGTAGCGGTCAGTTGGCTGCTCCCTGGGATCCAGAGGCCGATGATTATCAATGGCATCCAGCAGCTCAATACAGCTGCCTTCTCTTCCACCAAGGAGTGATTATCGGTTGGCTGATCACTCACTTTGTCTCCCCTGATTGCTTGCGTTATGCCAAGTTTTGGGTGGATTCAGGCTGGGAACGCTCGGGTGCTCCCTTGGCGATGTTGGCGTTTGTCATGCGTTCAGCTCATTTCAGCGGCGAGCCTCGCGTCATTCCAAAGGGTTGCTTTATTTCCCATCCAACCAATCTCAATCTCCACCACTGGGTTCAGAAGCAATTCAGACCCGTCTGTGAAAGTTGGGTTCAAATTGAAAATCGTGATCTTGTTTTTCTTCACTCATGA
- the alaS gene encoding alanine--tRNA ligase, with amino-acid sequence MAVARSSRTDAARPRTGAEIREAFLAFFEERGHKRMPSASLVPEDPTVLLTIAGMLPFKPIFLGQQERPAPCATSSQKCIRTNDIENVGRTARHHTFFEMLGNFSFGDYFKQQAIEWAWELSTGVFGLDPKNLVVSVFRDDDEAEQIWREVVGVNPKRIIRMDEEDNFWASGPTGPCGPCSEIYYDFKPELGDDGIDLEDDDRFIEFYNLVFMQSNRDAEGTLTPLANRNIDTGMGLERMAQILQKVPNNYETDLIFPLIQAAADRAGVDYHQLDEKGKTSLKVIGDHSRAVTQLISDGVTASNLGRGYILRRLLRRVVRHGRLLGIDKPFLQAMGEASIALMQSAHPQLSERREVILAELQREEARFLETLERGEKLLADVLAAKPKQISGEQAFELYDTYGFPLELTQEIAEEHGLAVDLAGFETAMEQQRQRAKAAAVSIDLTLQDAIDQVAAGLQDTEFRGYEQLEQSSSIQALVVNGEPAQTAVAGDAVQVVLDVTPFYGEGGGQIGDRGTLVADGQAGDGLIVMVESVSRNRSVFVHSGRVQRGALAVGDVVHGRVDRACRRRAQANHTATHLLQAALKQEVDPGIGQAGSLVSFDRLRFDFHCPRAVTAEELERIESLINGWIADAHALEVQEMAIEKAKAAGAVAMFGEKYADVVRVVDVPGVSMELCGGTHVANTAEIGLFKIVSESGVAAGIRRIEAVAGAAVLPYLNERDAVVKQLGERFKAQPGEIIERVTALQDELKATGKALAAAQAELAVAKSAALASKAVAVGDFQLLVERLDGVDGTGLQGAAQSLADQLGDGAAVVLGGLPDPADQGKVILVAAFGKAVIAQGQQAGKFIGGIAKLCGGGGGGRPNLAQAGGRDGAALAGALEAALHQLRESL; translated from the coding sequence ATGGCTGTTGCACGATCGTCGCGAACCGATGCAGCGCGTCCCCGCACGGGTGCGGAGATCCGAGAAGCCTTTCTGGCCTTTTTTGAGGAGCGCGGCCACAAGCGCATGCCCAGCGCGTCGTTGGTGCCGGAAGACCCCACGGTGTTGCTCACGATCGCGGGGATGCTGCCGTTCAAACCGATCTTCCTCGGCCAGCAGGAACGTCCAGCCCCCTGTGCCACCAGCTCCCAGAAGTGCATTCGCACCAACGACATCGAGAACGTGGGGCGCACGGCCCGGCACCACACCTTCTTCGAGATGCTGGGCAACTTCTCGTTTGGTGATTACTTCAAGCAACAGGCAATCGAGTGGGCCTGGGAGCTGAGCACAGGTGTGTTCGGGCTCGACCCCAAGAATCTGGTGGTGAGCGTCTTCCGCGACGACGACGAAGCGGAGCAGATCTGGCGTGAGGTGGTTGGAGTGAACCCCAAGCGGATCATCCGCATGGATGAGGAAGACAACTTCTGGGCCTCCGGTCCCACCGGACCGTGTGGGCCCTGTTCGGAGATCTACTACGACTTCAAGCCCGAACTGGGCGACGACGGCATCGATCTGGAAGACGACGACCGTTTCATCGAGTTCTACAACCTGGTGTTCATGCAGTCGAACCGCGATGCGGAGGGCACGCTCACGCCGCTGGCGAACCGCAACATCGACACCGGCATGGGGCTGGAGCGCATGGCGCAGATCCTGCAGAAGGTTCCCAACAATTACGAAACCGATCTGATCTTCCCGCTGATTCAGGCGGCGGCTGATCGGGCCGGTGTGGACTACCACCAGCTCGATGAGAAGGGCAAAACGTCGCTCAAGGTGATCGGTGACCACAGCCGAGCGGTCACCCAGCTGATCAGCGATGGCGTCACCGCCAGCAACCTGGGCCGCGGCTACATCCTGCGGCGCCTGCTGCGCCGGGTGGTGCGCCATGGCCGCCTCCTGGGTATCGACAAGCCCTTTCTCCAGGCCATGGGTGAGGCCTCCATCGCCCTGATGCAATCCGCCCACCCGCAGCTGAGCGAGCGTCGTGAGGTGATCCTGGCCGAACTGCAACGGGAAGAAGCCCGTTTCCTGGAAACGCTGGAACGTGGCGAGAAGTTGCTCGCGGATGTGCTGGCTGCCAAACCGAAGCAGATCAGTGGTGAGCAGGCCTTTGAGCTTTACGACACCTATGGCTTCCCCCTGGAGCTCACCCAGGAAATCGCTGAAGAGCACGGCCTGGCGGTGGACCTTGCCGGCTTTGAGACGGCGATGGAGCAACAGCGCCAGCGTGCGAAAGCGGCCGCAGTGAGCATTGATCTCACCCTCCAAGACGCGATCGATCAGGTGGCTGCAGGTCTGCAAGACACCGAATTCCGGGGCTACGAGCAGCTGGAACAGAGCAGCAGCATTCAGGCCCTGGTGGTGAACGGTGAGCCGGCGCAGACGGCTGTCGCTGGTGATGCCGTTCAGGTGGTGCTGGATGTCACGCCGTTCTATGGCGAAGGCGGTGGCCAGATCGGTGATCGCGGCACCCTGGTGGCGGATGGCCAGGCCGGTGATGGCCTGATCGTGATGGTCGAGTCCGTGAGCCGCAATCGCAGTGTGTTTGTCCACAGCGGGCGTGTGCAGCGTGGTGCGCTGGCGGTGGGCGATGTGGTGCATGGCCGGGTGGATCGTGCCTGCCGCCGCCGGGCCCAGGCCAATCACACCGCCACGCACCTGTTGCAAGCAGCGCTCAAACAGGAGGTTGATCCCGGAATCGGTCAGGCCGGTTCTCTGGTGAGTTTTGATCGCCTGCGCTTCGATTTCCACTGCCCGCGCGCCGTCACTGCCGAAGAGCTGGAGCGCATTGAGAGCTTGATCAACGGCTGGATCGCCGATGCCCATGCGCTTGAGGTTCAGGAGATGGCGATCGAGAAGGCCAAGGCCGCCGGCGCGGTGGCGATGTTTGGTGAGAAATATGCCGATGTGGTGCGTGTTGTCGACGTGCCTGGGGTGTCGATGGAGCTCTGCGGCGGCACCCATGTGGCCAACACCGCGGAAATCGGCCTGTTCAAGATCGTGAGCGAAAGCGGTGTCGCCGCCGGCATTCGCCGCATCGAGGCCGTGGCTGGTGCTGCGGTGCTGCCCTATCTCAATGAGCGTGATGCGGTGGTGAAGCAGCTGGGTGAGCGCTTCAAGGCCCAACCCGGCGAGATCATCGAACGGGTGACGGCCCTGCAGGACGAGCTCAAGGCCACGGGCAAGGCGCTGGCCGCGGCGCAGGCTGAGCTGGCGGTGGCCAAGTCAGCAGCCTTGGCCTCGAAGGCGGTAGCTGTGGGGGACTTCCAGCTGTTGGTGGAGCGGCTTGATGGTGTGGATGGCACTGGGCTGCAGGGGGCTGCGCAGAGCCTTGCTGATCAACTCGGTGATGGTGCTGCAGTGGTGCTGGGTGGTCTGCCGGATCCTGCCGATCAGGGCAAGGTGATCCTGGTGGCGGCCTTCGGCAAGGCGGTGATTGCCCAAGGCCAGCAGGCCGGCAAGTTCATCGGTGGCATCGCCAAGCTCTGTGGCGGCGGCGGTGGCGGTCGGCCGAACCTGGCCCAGGCTGGAGGCCGTGATGGGGCTGCACTGGCTGGCGCGTTAGAGGCGGCATTGCATCAATTGAGGGAGTCTCTTTGA
- a CDS encoding fatty acid desaturase — protein sequence MIQLIQTKNHHRVHTDNLINQKLNLLGDHITRNQTRLYAMSALILLVLSLHFGHQLTSLPNAGFNLIAWSFISMMGVTLGYHRYFTHRSFQASRPLVVTLGITAFLSAQGTLKHWVATHRLHHRYADSIYDPHSPFEMDEHGNGTRTVTLRSFLWAHWFWQLDERSEYFRSTGTRKLYKLGRCKDAFAYTKQLRADLKLKRLGWDLRDWYSKDIQEDPITCTLDRYYPAIWLLSFGAPIVLSVTISSIRQILYTDQTLSSHALAASALSGLVWGYLARLVIVQELTNMINSISHIAGYCSSQSRENAFRIGRNTPVLALLNLGESHHHNHHHNPKHPNFGKRWFELDIAYQCLRLLAMTGHVRMKSNGSEHID from the coding sequence ATGATTCAACTCATCCAAACAAAAAACCATCACCGAGTGCACACGGACAATCTGATCAATCAGAAACTTAACCTGCTTGGTGATCACATCACCAGGAATCAAACACGTTTGTATGCTATGAGCGCACTGATCCTGCTGGTACTTTCCCTGCATTTTGGCCATCAGCTCACCAGCCTGCCCAATGCTGGCTTCAATCTGATCGCCTGGTCATTCATCAGCATGATGGGTGTGACCCTCGGATATCACCGCTATTTCACGCATCGATCCTTTCAAGCCTCACGTCCGCTGGTGGTTACTTTGGGGATTACCGCATTCCTCAGTGCGCAAGGGACATTGAAGCACTGGGTTGCCACACACCGCCTGCATCATCGTTATGCAGACTCCATCTACGATCCACACTCTCCGTTTGAAATGGATGAACATGGCAATGGGACCAGGACCGTAACACTGCGGTCATTTCTCTGGGCTCATTGGTTCTGGCAGCTAGATGAGCGAAGCGAATACTTCAGAAGCACAGGAACACGAAAGTTATACAAACTGGGGAGATGCAAAGATGCATTTGCCTACACCAAACAGCTCAGAGCGGACCTCAAACTAAAACGGTTGGGCTGGGACTTAAGAGATTGGTATTCCAAAGACATTCAAGAAGATCCAATCACATGCACACTCGATCGATATTATCCAGCCATCTGGCTCTTGTCTTTCGGCGCACCCATCGTCTTATCAGTCACGATCAGCTCAATCCGTCAAATCTTATATACAGATCAAACGCTATCAAGTCATGCATTAGCAGCCAGTGCATTATCAGGCCTCGTTTGGGGATACCTTGCGAGACTCGTCATTGTCCAAGAACTAACCAATATGATTAATTCCATATCGCATATTGCTGGCTACTGCAGCTCCCAAAGCCGTGAAAATGCCTTCAGGATCGGCCGAAACACGCCTGTGCTGGCTCTTCTCAATTTAGGAGAAAGTCATCATCACAATCATCACCACAACCCCAAGCACCCGAACTTCGGCAAGCGCTGGTTTGAGCTTGACATCGCTTATCAATGTCTTCGGCTGTTAGCCATGACTGGGCACGTACGGATGAAGAGCAACGGATCAGAACATATCGATTAA
- a CDS encoding fatty acid desaturase, translating into MSSKTVERMKDQWDVSVRRLQKQARIDYPLNRCWLSFHLGRHLSVIIAAIVISEYLQNWSIYIVAVMLIGAHQLGLGHIGYHERTHDLISHDSLWNDRIGAILIHLVGGNIIMGYENFRPRHLTHHRYLNTDLDPDAWAPKAFASTPLHRHVFDVALILSGLAYLRLLRAFVSKHLRFRSYGSITGLAIAGLIVFSGLLSGFYPAKIFVLYWLVPAATWCYFCFFVRSYAEHPVVGGDANVSLMVFTREVRPTWFDRLFVATSGFSFHLSHHIAPFVPFYHLHHFHEQVVRDSSIRSKMVLYHGYHHLLFASLRKRRMKQLGYDFFSVS; encoded by the coding sequence ATGTCGTCCAAAACGGTTGAACGCATGAAAGACCAGTGGGATGTCTCTGTTCGGCGCTTACAAAAGCAAGCGAGGATTGATTACCCACTCAATCGTTGCTGGCTTTCGTTCCACTTAGGCCGACACCTTTCGGTGATCATTGCTGCAATTGTCATTTCGGAATATCTCCAGAACTGGTCTATTTATATTGTCGCTGTGATGTTGATAGGTGCCCACCAGTTGGGTCTGGGCCACATTGGCTATCACGAGCGAACCCATGATTTGATCTCACATGATTCGCTATGGAATGATCGCATTGGCGCAATCTTGATTCATCTTGTTGGTGGAAATATCATCATGGGCTATGAGAATTTTCGGCCACGGCATCTGACCCATCATCGCTATCTCAACACGGATCTTGATCCAGACGCTTGGGCCCCCAAGGCATTTGCTTCAACACCCTTGCACCGGCATGTTTTTGATGTTGCGTTGATTCTTTCTGGTCTTGCTTATCTGCGCCTCCTCAGAGCCTTTGTTTCCAAGCATCTAAGATTTCGCAGTTATGGGAGCATTACTGGTCTGGCGATTGCTGGCCTAATTGTTTTCAGCGGGCTGCTTTCTGGATTTTACCCTGCAAAGATATTTGTTCTGTATTGGCTGGTCCCGGCTGCAACCTGGTGCTACTTCTGTTTCTTTGTGCGGAGCTATGCAGAGCACCCGGTCGTTGGCGGTGATGCCAATGTTTCGTTGATGGTGTTCACGCGCGAAGTGAGGCCTACATGGTTTGATCGCTTGTTTGTGGCGACGAGCGGATTTAGCTTTCATCTTTCGCATCACATCGCACCCTTTGTGCCTTTTTATCACTTGCATCACTTTCACGAGCAAGTGGTCCGTGACTCTTCGATCAGATCGAAGATGGTGTTGTATCACGGATATCATCACTTGTTGTTTGCATCGCTTCGAAAGCGTCGGATGAAGCAGTTAGGCTACGATTTTTTTTCTGTCAGTTAG
- a CDS encoding cupin-like domain-containing protein: MDVLLERQQAALPPIAWHRLCQALSRSSSEKLVSELHGNEKTPFSKAVQATLSKHFKGNPIIRSLEIQLQTILLLRAKTHNNHLASDYVGELESDLFREISRYSRQSPNTIKTCYYNQESGKRSLFECIRSQHPAVVKNFSFKAKSWTVDEILKKYGEKEFLLTEQGNGLKNQALKEIKGNHLYLANSGRFTDNIANFLAYFAPISCKRLWSRAERQSPRYLTSYQLFMSDHPDLGTPCHNDLSGDCNLFFQIEGRKRWTFIDPIFTLLLYPVIPPEPSYGESLIDQYDMTPDPKARLFQYCPHQEVILEPGDVLFIPPYYWHSVRNLEARTLAVATRWGDQLSTDHGWLETLSEDQIKLNTNKIMAQQPTDSESLLKEMTMNFERSSHQSSRGDLDRIWMCWRRLD, encoded by the coding sequence ATGGATGTGCTGCTTGAACGACAGCAAGCAGCTTTACCTCCAATCGCCTGGCATCGGCTATGCCAAGCGTTAAGCCGATCAAGCTCGGAGAAGTTGGTATCAGAACTGCATGGTAACGAGAAGACTCCTTTTTCCAAAGCCGTTCAGGCAACATTATCAAAGCACTTTAAGGGCAATCCAATCATTCGTTCGCTAGAGATCCAATTACAAACTATCCTTTTACTGCGGGCAAAAACGCACAATAATCACCTCGCAAGTGACTATGTTGGAGAGCTTGAATCAGACCTATTTCGAGAAATCTCTCGATATTCACGCCAAAGCCCAAACACAATAAAAACATGCTACTACAATCAAGAGTCTGGAAAGCGATCCCTGTTTGAGTGCATCCGTTCTCAACACCCCGCCGTCGTTAAAAACTTTTCATTCAAGGCAAAATCCTGGACAGTTGACGAGATCTTAAAAAAATACGGCGAGAAAGAGTTTCTCCTGACCGAACAAGGGAATGGACTTAAAAATCAGGCACTCAAAGAAATCAAAGGGAATCACCTATACCTAGCCAACTCAGGTCGATTCACAGACAACATTGCGAATTTCCTGGCCTATTTCGCACCCATCAGCTGCAAGCGTCTGTGGTCTCGAGCTGAGCGACAGTCGCCTCGATACCTGACGTCCTATCAGTTGTTTATGAGTGACCATCCGGACCTCGGCACGCCATGTCACAATGACTTATCAGGGGACTGCAATCTTTTCTTTCAAATTGAAGGTAGAAAACGATGGACATTCATTGATCCTATTTTCACACTGTTGCTCTATCCAGTGATCCCGCCGGAACCTTCTTATGGAGAAAGCCTGATTGATCAATATGACATGACGCCTGATCCAAAAGCAAGGCTATTTCAATACTGTCCGCACCAAGAAGTCATCCTCGAACCGGGAGATGTCTTGTTTATCCCCCCTTATTATTGGCACAGTGTGAGGAATTTAGAAGCACGCACCCTTGCTGTAGCCACACGCTGGGGAGATCAACTAAGCACAGATCACGGCTGGCTTGAGACACTCTCTGAAGATCAAATCAAACTGAATACAAACAAAATTATGGCTCAACAACCAACGGACAGTGAGAGCCTACTCAAAGAGATGACGATGAACTTTGAACGATCAAGCCATCAGTCGAGCCGAGGTGATTTGGATCGAATATGGATGTGTTGGAGGAGGCTTGATTGA